Genomic segment of Canis lupus dingo isolate Sandy chromosome 9, ASM325472v2, whole genome shotgun sequence:
CCAGAAGGCAAGCTGTGGAGCCTGTGGGTACTGCGCTCGATGCCCATCAGCCGAGGATGGGGAACCCAAGCTCTGCATTCCCAGCAGCCCTGTGCAGAAGTGGCATGTGCTTGGCCATTGGCTAGTTACCTCCTGCCCGCCCCGTACTATTGGTTTTGTGTCCTGGCTGGGATGGTGGTTCTGCCCAGCCTTGGGTCTGAACGCAGGGTGATGTGAGCAGCCTAAGTCCTTTGAAAGGCTGGGTCATGTGGCCACGGAGCTGCTGAGCCCCAACTCTTGGGCAAAGGAGCAAGTTCCTCCTTGGGGCTTTTTTTCCACTATCTTCTGTTTGGCTTGGCCCTTAcctgaattattttccaaaggaatGCCATCAGGGAGAGAGCTGCTCAGCCAGCCTAGCAAGACCCCATAGCCACTGAGTGGTAGCCACTGGGCAGGAGCACAGGTTATCAGGGCCCTCTCCTGACTATGGTCACTGTAGCTAAGTGGCCTGCTTGTGGCTGACCCACTGGAGCCTCTGGGCAAATGCCAGGCCATGGTTCAGACACCCACAAGGACCTGAAATGACATCATGGGGCAAGGGAACCGTGACTAACCTGGCATTTTATGCTCATCACAGCCTTGAATATGTAGACTTTCAGGTGAGGCACCCTGCTCATCAGCTCCAAACACTTCTTCCAGCCCTCACTGGAGTAACAAGATGAAGACAAATCCATTTCTTTGGCCAGATTCCGACTTTGGCTTTGTGGCTTTCCCACAGAGACTGGAATGCTCCTGGCCCAGGCTGAGGGTCTATTTCCTCAGCCCTGGCTCTCTAGCCCTCCGGCCCTCCCTCCTGAGGCCTGCTAATACTCAAAGCCTTGGCTCCCCACTGAGGTATTTTAATGCTTGTCCTTTGacctcccctgccctgcagcctctTTGCAGCTTTGACATTTAGATCCTCAGCTGTCTCAGTGGTGATTAGTCTTTCTTCCTGAGAAAGCACAGTAATCCTGGACTGATCAAAGTATCTCCCTGGTCTTAAGAAAAATACTAACATTGCAACCACTGAAGTAATCTTAACTTCTTTACTCAGACTTTGTGGCATATGGGTTTGGGGAATTTTCTTTGTGCCTCTCAGCCCCATTCGGAAAGCAGCTCTTGGCTGTGTGAATTTTTCAATTCGGagcccctggggggtgggggggagcaaaCAAAAAGTGTGGATGAAGGTCAAACTTTGTCGGTTTCTGAGAAAACTAGAAGCCCGCTGTTCATCACATGGGTTTTATTCTTATCTCACCCACGTCTGCCTAAAGGATGGCCCAACTCCTGCCACCGAGAGAACTGCTTTGCCACTTAACTGCAATCCTTTGTTGCTCACCACAGGTGATGGAAACAAACactaatttctaataaaattgtgTTACATTGCGGTAGTACAGAGTCGTGCTTGCAGTGATTAGAGCTGGGTCAGCTCACTGCTATGGACACAGTTGGATTTCCCATTCACCACCTTGTGTTCTCCCGGAATCATAAATCCTATTGCACTCAGTTGCCCTGCAACCCGGGCTCCCCCTGGTGGAGGATTAAGGACGACACTAATGAGGGCTGGAACTGAGatttaatattaagaataaaacgACCTCTTTAACAATCACTATGGTAGTAGGGAAGCAGGAATCCTAAGACTCGGGAAAATGCAGCACATTTCACCTCTGGCTCTTGGAGATCTGCAATCAGCTCAGAAAGTAGCTTGGCTCAGTCACCGTCCATACGTAACTAAAGCTCCTTGGCTGAGTTTCTGCATTTGCGATGTGGAGGCCTGACAGGCTCAGGGCTGGCAAGCTATTCCAGGGAACTTGAAGGGCTTGCCTCACTCCTTCCCAGGCCCAGTGAGGCCAACGATGTCAATGGTTAGCCAGTGCTGAGAGCCTGAGCCTGCTGCTGGCCTCCTGCTCTGCACTTAGCAGAGGATAAAGAACGAGTCCAGTCTAGCCCCCAACCAACTGGCTGAGAGGCATGATGACCCCAGGAGACATCCAGCCAAGCCCCAGCctcaggagagaaagaaacagatacaTACTCTAGTAGATGGGGCAGTTTCCTGGAAAGGCAGCAAAGGAAAGCAACCAAGGGCCCCAACTACACCAAAAAGGGAGCCTGAGACCCCGGGGGGGCAGAAATGGCGAGGGTGGCCAAGTGTGCACTGGTTTATTGACCAAACCTCATATTCCAAACAACTTGTGTGACAGGCCAGGAAACCCCAGGCCTGTGGCAGCTGAACATAGAATTCCTGGTGGAAAGCTTTACTGGAACACAGTGTAGCCAGGGCTTACAGGGGAGGCCAGCCTTGGAGGAGTCCTACACAGGTCTTCTGGAGAAAACGATTACACCCACGCACTGAAAAAGAACCCCACAATCAAATGGCGCAAATGATAAAAAGACCCACTGTGGCCCATGGTGGAGAGAGAGTTCTGCAGCAATTGTGGGATGAGAGCTGTTCTTCAGGGGCTGAGCCTAGGCACTCAGGCCTCAGCTGGCCTACCAGTGAAGGCCTGAAGGTGgggttttctcatctttattgctttccagggagaagggagggatcCGGACATCAAAGTGGGAGCCATCAGGCCTCTCAAAGCGGAATGTGCCCCTGTGGGTTAGAGAGAAGCTGGGTTAGAGGGAGCGAGGGCTGAGGCCTTACTGAGGCTCTTGAGAGCCATAGGCCCTCCATTCCAGAACTGAACACAGTGGATGAGGCAGGACGGGCTCTCTCTGGCCCAGCTCATGTCAGAATAATGCTGGTCCAGAAACCTAAGAGCCCTTTCTGGCCCTACATGAAAAGAAGAAACGCAGCTGTCCTGATTCTGGCCCTTAGATCATACTGCATAAGCTACCCAACTATACTATCAGGTTAAAGAGTGAACCACCGGGAAAAAAACCAACTCCATGGGCAACTCAGTGCAGCATCAAACCACCAGACCTCTTAGGCCTAAGTCCTCAGTCTGTGAAATTACAGGGAACTAGAAAAcaggtagaaaaaaattagacaagtCCCATGCAACAATCAAGAGCAAATAAGGCTGCATCTCAAGATGTTAACCACAAACTATGAGCTCTCACTTTTCTGACCTGCGGCTGTGTCTGCGGGGTTGAGGTAGCCCTGTCCCCTGCCCGTACTCACTTACCACATGTGCCCGCTGGAAGCTTGCAGGGAGACGTGGCTGCTATACTGGAATGCGGGCTGCTCCTTGGATAACACTGGTTCCTGTAAGGGTTCAGGCAAAATCGGTAAGGCCAGACAAGCTCCCTGTACCCCAGGCCACATGCTGACTGCCAGAGCATCAGGAGGATGCCCCTTAGGCCTCCCACAGTGACTGCCTGCCAGTACCACCTCCCACGGCATAGCCATTGACCTGGGCCTTTTATTCTGATTCTGGGAAAGAGAACCTCAGACTTAACATCTGTGAGCATGGAGCAAAGATGCTAGGCATAGGACCTCCTCGGTAAATAGCCCTTCCAGAGTCCATTCACTGAGTGCCTAGATGCCAGGCACCACGGTGGTGCTCTGTAACCTCTGCTGACTTAAACCTCCTAGTAATTACAAGGTAATAGGTGTGACCCCcattttatcaggaaaaaaactgagggatccctgggtggctcagtggtttagcgcctgcctttggcccagggcgtgatcctggagtcccaggatcaagtaccacatcggactccctgcatggagcctgcttcttcctctgcccgtgtctctacctctctctctctctgtgtgtctctcatgaataaataaaatatttttaaaaaaaaaaggaaaaaaacagattttttgtTAAACTGGCCCACAGTTATGTGGTGAGTAAACCACACATAGCTGGCATTCAAAACCAGACTATCTCACTCCAAAGCCCTATTCTCAATATCCTACCCTGCTTCCCAACTCCCTGCTAACATGGAAAAATGGATGTTAAATGTGGCCCCTGGCCATTTCTTGTGACTTTATTTCTCAAGAGACAGAGTTGGGTAGTGCAGGATTTGCAAAATCAGATCTCTGTGGACTAGCAGAGGATGCAAGTATGTAAAGAGGCAGAAGAATGACAACCAGAAGCGATGGGATGAGTGGGGACCTGGGGGAGCCCCACTGAAGGGCactcaaaatcatatttttagtAAGGCTCTGTGCTGGCAATAAGACCTCTACATAAGCTTTGATGTCAGACTCccttggattcaaatccaggtcctTCCACTACCAGCCACACGACCATGGGCCAGTTATTCATTTCACAACCTCTCTCTTCATCTGTGAATCAGGTTGTAAGAAAACTATCTCATGGTGGTGTTTGTAAGGTGTCACCCAAAACAGCCCAACACATTCACACACTGCCTCTGTCCCTAGCCACAGAGGAGGAGAGCAGGCACTCAGCCCCCAGGCCTGCTGGGAAGGAATAGAAAGTAGGCATTATTGGCCCGATGATGCTTACCCTGCCCACCACTCCTCGGCCTCTCACTGTCTCCAAGGTGCCAGATAAACTGAATATCCTCCAGTGTCGCTCCCGGAGCTGCACCACATCACTATCAAGGTTCTCTAAGCGGATACAGTAGCGCCACTGTGAGGAGTGGAGGAGAGAGTTCACAGCTGAAAAAGAACACCTCGGGCCACCCCACCCAGTATTCTAGGAAAGCAAAAGGCAATAAAGACAGACAACCTGCAGTGCAcagccccaccccctcaccctgcGCCAGAGGCAAACtccaaccccaccaccaccctcctaAGCAGTTCCCCCAATCCTATCCCCCCAAGCACACACTCACCCAGTAGACATGGGAATTCTGGGcttcctggggaaaaaaacaaagaatttaagtCCCAGAGGGCAGAAACCTCTGTTCCAATCAACAGTTCTCCAACTGAGTAGGTGTGTTCCAGGAAGGTTACAGAGACAGAACAATGCTGTTATGTGTGGGATGGAGAGTGGACTACAGCCAACAAACCCAAGAGAAGGCAGCCTCCCCTGGCCTCGtccctggcctccctcctccttaTCCTATCAAGATCACCAACAGAGCTGGGTGCCAACGGAAGTCAGCCACAAggcccttccctttctccccagtCATCCAGCTAGCTGCTTCCCCCAACTCCTGCAATCACTGCTGGCCCAGGCCACTGCCCTCCTCATCGGCCCTTCCATAACCCAACACCATGACAATACTTGATGTGGTAACCTCTCCCACTACCATGAGCTCCTGTAAGGCAGGGACacggtttcatttttatttgaagctCACAGCCAGGCAAGAAATAGTTCAATAAACATCTGACTAATGCATATAAAGTGTGAAGATCAGCCTATAGAGATTTAAACAAGTATGTGTATACTCTTCATAAACAGGAATCCCCAGAACCAGAACAGAAGGAAGAGTCAGCCtggaggactccatcccagaacttgAGGATTTACCTGCTGCTCTAGGTCCCAGTGTCTGCCCCATATGTGCAGCCCTGGGAAGCAGAACCACGGGGCACACAGTTTAAATCTGGAACCCACTCCAGCAGTCACACTGGGAACAGCACAGAAAACCTGGGGGCCTACCCCTGGGGGAAGGGGCCCAGGCCAGGTACACACCCTCATGCCCATGTAGAAGGGGATGACAGTGACACGAATGTTCTCTGTTGTCTCCCGGTGAACATCAGAGAGCTCCAGCCAGGGGTGGTTCTTCTCTTGCCAGGCCCGTAGTGTCTCCCGGGCCACAAAAGGGGGTGCTGAGGCAAGAAAGGACTAATCAGTCAGGCCCAATCCCAGGGGTTCTCCAACTGCCCCTCCTAGAGAATACTCCCCAAGGCTGGCTGGGGAAACGAGGGACCCAAACATGAAGCAAATGCACAGTCTGGAAGAAGGCACGAGGCCACCAAGAATAAACCCTGAGGAGTTATGTGACATCCTAGGAAGAGAAATGGGCTAGGAGTGAGGAGCTCGGGTTTTCTGACCCTATTGTAACCCTGACCTTGCCACTCACTAGCAACCTTGAGTCCCTTCCatccctgagcctcagcttccatGTCTATGAGGAAGAGATAACAGCCACCCACCCGATAGGTCTAATGGGACGTCGAATAAGGTTGTGGATAGGGAGCTTTGAAGTTACTTCTATAACACTATCTTTGAAGAAAGGGCCCTCTTGCTCCAGCTTCCCTTCTTGAGAGAACTCACCTTTTGTCTGGTCATACAAAAGAAATCTTTCAAACAGCTCATGCTGGATGGGAACCTGATCGGTAGAGGTATAGGGGAGGATGTCTTCGTGGCTGACATAGTCCAGGCCTGGCACAGGGAGGAAAAGAGGCAGTGAAACTCACACAGGAAAAAGGGAGGAACAAGGCTGAGAAGAAACACAattccagggggatccctgggtggctcagctgtttagcgcctgcctttggcccagggcacgatcctggagtcccaggatcgggtcccgcatcgggctcccggcgtggagcctgcttctccctctgtctgtgtctctgcctctctatgtctatcatgaatgatggataaatctttaaaaaaaaaaaagaaaaaagaaaaaggaaaaggaaaaggaaaaggaaaggaagaaagaaagaaaaagaaacacaattccTGGCCTTGTCTCAAGGTTGGATGAGCCTGGTACCATCACTCTCAGCTTGTCTCATCCCTCCTAGCAGATTAGAGGCATCAGAATCTTCTCATTGAGACCCACCAGACCTCATCAATAGGCATATTCAGATGCTCACTACTCACCTGGGATGGCGTAAAGGGCCCGGCTGTCATCATGGTTAGCCAAGAAAGTCACAGCTTCTGTCTGAGATCTCTGAGACTAAGGCAAGAAGCAAGTCAGAGATTTTCTTAGTCACTATCCAGTCCTGAGAACGTGGGCCCAGTGCTGATCCAGGCTCTCTGGGAccatcctccctctctctgttcagGCCTTTCACATGGAGAGAAACCCCCGGCCCAGCCATCTTGCTTACTTACTATATGTGGACAGTCTCGGGCATCAATCAGCACCTGATAGTAAGTGTGAGTTTTGCCTTTCACCTCCTTAGAACCATGGCCAGCAGGATTCTCTGCTCTACAGGGTAAGAGAAGAAGCCCAATATCAcaccaaaagaaacagaagtagtGCCTGCCCTCgctccctcccacctccttaCCCCCAACAGACTAGTTAATGCCGGCTCTGAAGGGGTTTCAGCAGCAGCTGGGTATCTGCTCAGCAACACCCAGGCTCAGCCCCTCCCCAACCAGAGGCCAGTAAGGGAATGCGGAGGGCCCATGGCTCAAAGTCACCATTTGTCTTACTCGCTGGCTGCTTCTTGGAAGAAGGGGACCATGCTGAGAAAGTCAAATTGCCCTTGGCCTTGGCTCCATCCATGGAGCCGCAAGCACCCCACTCTTCTCACATCCATGGGGATGTCTATAATTACTTAATGGaactaggcctttttttttttaatttttttaaaggattttatttatttattcatgagagacacagaaagagagagaggcagagacacaggcagagggagaagcaggctccatgcagggagcccaacgtgggactcgatcctgggtctccaggatcaggccctgggctgaaggtggcactaaaccgctgagccaccggggctgccccggccttttcttttttaatgtacttgTGTAAGAGATCGAAAGAAAGGTTCTaactgaacaacaaaaaaatcaagaaaattagtCCCTCAATGCTTTTTGGGTGACTTATAATGCAAATAGAGAACAGCTTGGGAAAGCATCCTGGGGAGGCCTACAGGGACCCTCTGACTTAAGACTGTCCCTGGCACTCAGCACTTTTATCTCCATGGTGTCAGGGAAGTACCCTGGGACTACTTCCATGGCCCAGGAGAATGTTGAATTCACCCCAGGGACCCTAATTACGTATGTTGACCATGAGTCAGGCCTCCTCCTGGGGGTACTGCGAGGTGCAATGACAGGGGTACTTACTTCTCCGGAGCTGCAGAAGCCACATCCCGGTCATATAGTCTGGCCTGCCAGGGAAACAGGACGACACCTCGGTAGCCAAAAACACTATGAAGGAAGAGCTAGGAGGAAAGAGAGCCTCAGTGAGGAAGCAGTCCACGTCCACAAGTCCTTCCAGGTGGGACTCAGACCGCTAAGCGGCACAGGTGGCTACAATCCCAGCACAAGATCTTGCCAATCTTTCCCTTGAACTCTGTGATCTACCCTCACCAGCTTCAGAACACTCTTACCTCCTCTTTACCTGGCTGACTTCTATTGATCCTTTAGACCATAGCTTAGAGctctaggaagccttccctgacctcccctccacttagcataatgcttagCCACAGACTCCATCTAGACTTCCTCTCTAGACTGCCAGCGCTACGAAGGCATTGCTTTCTGAGTCAAGTTCAATGCACAACACCTGGTCCATTGCAGGCATTCAAGCGGGAAGTTGAGTAAACAAAAAGTCCTTACTTACAAGGGGCCTAAATCTATCTCAGTGGATCTCGCACAAAGCTGATAACGAAAACAAGAACCTCACACCCACAGCTTATATTATACTGCAATCAGTTCAACTATGACAAAGAATcaagagtttgtttttctttttttctttctttcttttattttctttagagagggaggaaggggagggagagagacaatctatagcaggctccacacctaggcCAGAGTCAGacgtggggctcggtcccaggaccctgagatcatgccctgagccaaaatctagagttggacatttaactgttTGAGCCTCCCAGTCACCCCCaaaggtttgcttttctttctttttttttttttttaaagattttatttatttattcatgagagatacacagaaagaggcagagacacaggcagagggagaagcaggctccctgtgaggagcccattGTGGAACTCAATcatgggactctgggaccacgccctgagctgaaggcagacgctcacaaccactgagccacccaggcatccaaagcTTTGCTTTTCTGAAAGCTCCCTTCACTGGCTTCCCACCTTCCACTAAATTATAGGATTCAACAATCtggctctctccttcctttggtTCAAATTATCTCTGTCCACGCTAACTTAGAAAGAGAACCCTTTGATACATGAAAaggattcagatccaggaaaacagaaacccCATCTTAAAAAATCTGTGATTCTGGTCTGGCACTGAACACCAAGGCAGAAAACTATAACATTCGAGCCTATGACCGAAGCTGACCCTTTCAAGATGCAGGGCATatcctgaaaatgaaaaatgacccAGCCCAGCACTCACCTGCCCGGTCTcatattttccattctgttttggCACCTCAAATACACCAACCGTCTCCAAAACTTTGCCCTCTGGTCGGTTTCTGGttaggaaggaaaagaacaagcaACTGAAAGGCTGAGGAGGTAATGGTACCTAGCCCATCAGAAAAAGCTACTAGGATACCGAGGGGCCAGGCAGTGACAGCAGAGAAAGGCCCAAGCCGTGGGGCAGGTGAAGCAGGGAAGGGTCCTGCCAAACCACCACTCCAGATCCCGTCTTTTCCTCTTTGAGATCTAGCCACAGGCCCTGCCTCGGTTTCTGTGTTATGTCTGACGGCTCCCACatcactttcttctctcttcactcTCAGCATTCCTCATATCATGCCCTCGCACCCTGCTTATTTGTACCTCTTGCCTGTTTCTTTCCTGACCTCCCACAGCATTTTAACCGCCCTTCCCACCTTGCATTTCTGTTATTTGTGCCCATGTCTCATCTCCACTAGAGACCGTAGGTTCTCTGGGAGCAATGCCTGCGTCTGATGAGCCTGTGTTCCCCCTCAGAGCCAAGTGTGTAAAACATTTGTTCTAATTCCATCTCTGTCTATGCCCAGAAACTGCAGCCTTCACCCTGCCCTTGAAGGGCTTAACCATTATCACCATACGTCCTACTGCACTCCCCGCATTGCACCTAGTAGTCTTTCAATCTAGTTTTTGTTCAGATTTACATCAAATTTCCCTCGGGTCTTAAGGTGCAAATACTTATCATCCATCTTTCCCCAACACCAGTGTCTAATTTCAGCCCCCCCCAAAAAGGTCAGTTCTCTCAGTGGTCTCTCTGGACAGGGCTGCTCTTTCTAGGGGTCCTTCCAAGGTCTGCTATTCTTAGCCTTTTGGAGATGTGAACCGTATGCTCCCCCTCACTTGATCCTCCAGGCCGTCTGACCTGCCTGTCCCATCGCTAGAGGCCATGCTCACACCATCCCGTGACCTCAagccccctccccgggtcacACACTAAGAACCAGTCTCCCCAAGGTCACGCTGAAACCTGGGCCCTACGCAGGGCCCTCCTAAAAGTCCTGTTTCCCACTTCGAGCATCTTTCTGAGGGAGGCCTTGTCCTAACCCGGGGCTGGGGTTCATGTCAGAGCCCTAAAGTCTAATTAAAAGGCTGCCCACTAGCAACAGCGCCCGAGATCCCCATCTGGGGAGGCAGGATTCGCTCTGGGAGGGTTACTAGCTCCCGCTCGGGGCCAGCCCGGCGTAACCCGGGGCTCTGGGCCGCGCTCCCTTCTCTGTTCCTGGCGCACGTCCCAGGCAGGGCGGGTCGGCTGCCGCCGGGACCCTCTCCCAGGTCGCACCCCAGTCACCCTCGGCCGGCCGAGCCTCCCGGCCGCCTCGCTGGCCGGAACACGCTCCCCGGGCTCCGGGGACGGGCCCCGCGCTCAGTCCCTCACCGGGACGAGAGGTGCCTCCGCGTCGTCGCTGCCGCCGCTGGCGGGAAGGCCCCAGCTCCACCTGCCACACAGAGTGGCCTCGGCCCCCGAGCCCCGGTTAGCGAGCGGGCCCACCAGCGGCTGCCCACGGCCAGGGCCCGCCGGGCCACGCAGCCCGCCATGTCCCGCGGAGCGCCCGCTCGGCGGCCGACACTGGGCCCAAGCCGCGGCCGCGGGCCTTCTGCCCCCGCCCCACACTGCCCCGCGCCGCGtccccgccccctcggcccccgGCCGGGCTCAGCCCGCCCCGCGAGCCGCAGGCTCCTTCCGGCGCGCCGTGGGCGGAAGTCCCGGCCCCGCGTCACCTGACCCTAAGTCCGGCAGACATGGCGTCCTGCCTGCGTGCGGGTGGTCGGCTGGTGCGCGCTttggctcccggtggggagctgGAGCCAGAGCAGCTGCCCCGGAAGCTGCGTGCAGAACTTGAAGCCGTGCTGGGGGAGAAGCACAAGGACGGTGATTTTCCCAGTGGCCCCTCGCGCCTGGTTCCCTTCCGCCTGATCCGAGATCTGCATCAGTACCTGAGAGAGACGGGTGAGCCCCAGTCTCCAGCCCGGACTCACCTCCCTTTTTCCAGAGTCTTCTCCCACCTCTGGCATCGTTAcgagggggaaaaaatgccatCACTCTCCGTCACCCGCGGAACGGTCATCTAACCAACCCAAGAGTCACCTCATAAACCGTAGGGCAATACACTCCCTTAACAGCTTCCGTGGATGGGGCTTTCTCGGGATGGCCGAGAATTTTCTTGTGCCGTTTCTGCTCTCTTGAGAGTCTCCCCTTCACTACGCAGCCCACTCCGGGCCGCCTGACCTTTGAGGAGGTCTAGTTTTAAACCAGTACCGCCGCACAAGTTCAATTTCTTAAAAGCCACATTAGAAAATGACGTAGGACAGTGAGCTTGTCCTGTTTGGGAATCTGAATTTCTTTCCATCTCAAAAGCAAGCCAAATCTGatagggttttttatttttctctttttcttgttttttttttttttcttccacgtAGGATGATGGAAAGCCGTATTGAAAGACCTGATCTGGGAGTAGCATCTGAGTGCTAGTCCTAGCTCTGCCACAAAGTCCTCTTGGAgaattcatttctcttccttgggTCTCAGTTCCCTTAACTGTAAAGGAAGGGAATAGGACAAACTAGTTTGTAAGGTCTTTTGCCAGAGTTAACATAGCCTATCCAGAGGTACAAAGGGTAGACCACTCAACTATTAGAACTAAAACATACTTGTTGACAAAGATACTTAATTCATTACTTTGTACTATGACAAGTCTAAAGATGCTTTCCTTCTTTACTTACCTACACACAAAAACtttgatattttatatcattCAGTTCAAAGACATTCCTAAAGTCCTTTGTAACTTCATATTTGACCCATggaccattttaaaatgtatttctaaatgtttaaacATATGGAAAACTTATCATTATGCCTGTTATTGATTTCAGATTCAATTGCATTATGAACAGAGAACATACTCTGTGATGATTTCAATTCATTGAAAtctgttgagacttgttttacaACCCAGCATACGGTCAATTAGAATAAATGTTACatgtatgtttgaaaaaaaaaaaagaactaaaacataCCTTAATGATCATCTAGTACACTGTTCTCTGAGCATTTACCATCACTGTGACTTAAATCTATTCAGGGCAGTTCTATTGTGGCCACAGCATGACTTAATCTAAAGGTGAACTTAAGTGGCTTACGTGTTAGCTGTGACGTGAGCAAGATAATTGAGAGCTAACACTTAAAGTCAGCTATGTGCACTAAGAGATATTTATGTGGAATTGTTCTTGATTCTTCTCAGTTGAAAATGAGCTTCgaaatgaattaaaataggaATAGCCATGTTTTATTTTGATAGGAAAAAGCAGAAAGGCCAGGCCCTTTTCTGATCTTAATTCTTCAAGCTCAATTCTATGGGTCATTATGTTTGTGGAAATCTTTTCTTCCTAGGTTCCACACTATACCTTCATGAGCTCCTAGAAGGCAGTGAAATCTATCTCCCAGAGGTTGTGAAGCCTCCTCGGGTATGTAAAAGATATATTTGTGAGAAGGGGTGTTGACTAAATTAGACTTATTCACAGTACATTCAGATTTATGAAACAGCCTTTGGGCTCAAAAGTTAGTCTTTTAAATCcctgagggctggggtggggaaacTGGATATCATCCTCCCGGCTTGACAGCTTGGAAAGTAGATCCAAAAAAAAACAGGTTCCAAAGCAGAGGAGGCAGAACTAGTACATGGGTCTCTTGGCACCCTTAGCAGTGCTTTGCCCCCTGAAACCAATGATTGTGGCATGGTTTTCTAGCAAGCTGGGAATATTcttctcctttgatttttctgCCTCAGAACCCAGAACTAGTTGCCCGTTTGGAGAAGATTAAGATACAGCTGGCCAATGAGGAATA
This window contains:
- the POLDIP2 gene encoding polymerase delta-interacting protein 2 — encoded protein: MAGCVARRALAVGSRWWARSLTGARGPRPLCVAGGAGAFPPAAAATTRRHLSSRNRPEGKVLETVGVFEVPKQNGKYETGQLFLHSVFGYRGVVLFPWQARLYDRDVASAAPEKAENPAGHGSKEVKGKTHTYYQVLIDARDCPHISQRSQTEAVTFLANHDDSRALYAIPGLDYVSHEDILPYTSTDQVPIQHELFERFLLYDQTKAPPFVARETLRAWQEKNHPWLELSDVHRETTENIRVTVIPFYMGMREAQNSHVYWWRYCIRLENLDSDVVQLRERHWRIFSLSGTLETVRGRGVVGREPVLSKEQPAFQYSSHVSLQASSGHMWGTFRFERPDGSHFDVRIPPFSLESNKDEKTPPSGLHW
- the TMEM199 gene encoding transmembrane protein 199 isoform X1, with the protein product MASCLRAGGRLVRALAPGGELEPEQLPRKLRAELEAVLGEKHKDGDFPSGPSRLVPFRLIRDLHQYLRETGSTLYLHELLEGSEIYLPEVVKPPRNPELVARLEKIKIQLANEEYKRITYNVTCQDSRHGGTLSDLGKQVRSVKALVITIFNFIVTVAAAFVCTYLGSQYIFTEMASRVLAALIVASVVGLAELYVMVRAMEGELGEL
- the TMEM199 gene encoding transmembrane protein 199 isoform X2 produces the protein MASCLRAGGRLVRALAPGGELEPEQLPRKLRAELEAVLGEKHKDGDFPSGPSRLVPFRLIRDLHQYLRETGSTLYLHELLEGSEIYLPEVVKPPRNPELVARLEKIKIQLANEEYKRITYNVTCQDSRHGGTLSDLGKQVRSVKALVITIFNFIVTVAAAFVCTYLGSQYIFTEMASSNSRSGGSWSVLEPVGRKSRRCQQSLPSL